A stretch of Crossiella cryophila DNA encodes these proteins:
- a CDS encoding AfsR/SARP family transcriptional regulator → MAGRGVEFRLLGPVEVVLSGRPAPVEAAKHRTLLACLVLRAGQRVEATELVGYLWDDEDRPAHPRGALQTYVRRLRRLLGAELISTVAGGYRLEAAPETADAHRFRQLLAAARQTADLAERTAVLQSALALWRGPALADIASPALRRDYADPLDTERLDALALRFDAELALGRHEPLVPDLWKATAEHPLREEFWRQLMLALYRTQRQAEALETYQRAADVLRQELGVEPSPRLRDLRQSVLTNDPALAAPTVLTTALPAWQPVCQLPPDIGDFVGRDRLGLRIAEELRRGGPVLVSGPPGVGKTALAVRVGHRVRADFPDGQLHVNLHGYATEAALRPTDVLARFLRGLGVPPAQIPLEQEQQAELFRSVLRGRRVLVLLDNASAAEQVLPLLPAEPGCAALVTSRHELPGLGPPMAVDVLRHEDSHGLLAGILGDAEPAALDELAGLCAHLPLALRIAAANLAERPTVPLTDRVHALAADHRLSALSIEGDRAAAVQRAFESSYLALSPELRRLFRYLSLAPGPDVTAYSVAALVDDTVARTGTGMERLAEASLVQRHDPDRYQLHDLLRLYSADRRQLEDSAAEQTGAFTRWLDFYLRSARRAADELYPDIRQLPLPESSGQWELPGLSGYSGHKEWLDTERANLVAAVVRAEQVGQHRESALIADLLRGYFQHLRVLNDWALVSHVGFRAAERLGDDQVTAALHLGAAVLRWFLRDYDQAADHATRAATTYARENDPPQLATALNALAMTQKELNDYPSSIANYRKAIAELEQVDLHRRTVPSLINLGIVFRDLGQLNECREYYEKALAITERYGPPHSRALALTNLGFVLTDLGDPAAAHRSLDAALSAFENMGGHFGQSVARLGKALAFRGEGDVRQCLHYAEQALRTTQATRDYRERALALNLVGWARRAQGDPATAAKHHEEALQICDHLAHQYVRIEILVDLAVSHRLLGQFTAALASANHAVALAEANNHQMRLGQAHTALAWIHLDLGDLPGARSHAAKALAGHRETGHRPGEERTLEVLARIAEAERES, encoded by the coding sequence ATGGCTGGTCGCGGCGTGGAATTCCGCCTGCTCGGCCCGGTGGAGGTCGTCCTGTCCGGACGGCCGGCGCCGGTGGAGGCGGCAAAACATCGAACACTCCTGGCGTGCCTGGTGTTGCGGGCCGGGCAACGGGTCGAGGCCACGGAGCTGGTCGGCTACCTGTGGGATGACGAAGATCGTCCCGCACATCCGCGTGGCGCCCTGCAAACCTATGTGCGCAGGCTGCGCCGGTTGCTGGGCGCGGAGCTGATCAGCACCGTGGCCGGCGGCTACCGCCTGGAGGCCGCGCCGGAGACCGCGGACGCGCACCGCTTCCGGCAGCTGCTGGCCGCCGCCCGGCAGACCGCCGACCTGGCCGAACGCACCGCCGTGCTGCAGTCCGCGCTGGCGCTCTGGCGCGGCCCGGCGCTGGCCGACATCGCCTCACCCGCGCTGCGCCGGGACTACGCCGACCCGCTGGACACCGAACGCCTGGACGCCCTGGCGCTGCGCTTCGACGCCGAACTGGCCCTGGGCAGGCACGAACCGCTGGTCCCGGACCTGTGGAAGGCGACGGCCGAACACCCGCTGCGCGAGGAGTTCTGGCGCCAGCTGATGCTCGCCCTCTACCGCACCCAGCGGCAGGCCGAGGCGCTGGAGACCTACCAGCGGGCCGCGGACGTGCTGCGCCAGGAACTCGGCGTCGAGCCCAGCCCCCGGCTGCGCGACCTCCGCCAGTCCGTGCTGACCAACGATCCGGCGCTGGCCGCGCCCACCGTGCTGACAACCGCGCTCCCGGCCTGGCAGCCGGTCTGTCAACTCCCGCCGGACATCGGTGACTTCGTCGGCCGCGACCGCCTCGGCCTGCGCATCGCCGAGGAACTGCGCCGCGGCGGCCCGGTGCTGGTCTCCGGCCCGCCGGGGGTGGGCAAGACCGCGCTCGCGGTGCGCGTCGGTCACCGGGTGCGCGCGGACTTCCCCGACGGACAACTGCATGTCAACCTGCACGGCTACGCCACCGAGGCGGCCCTGCGACCGACCGACGTGCTGGCCAGGTTCCTGCGCGGGCTGGGCGTGCCGCCGGCGCAGATCCCGCTGGAACAGGAGCAGCAGGCCGAGTTGTTCCGCTCGGTGCTGCGCGGGCGGCGGGTGCTGGTGTTGCTGGACAACGCCTCGGCGGCCGAGCAGGTGCTGCCGCTGCTGCCGGCCGAACCGGGGTGCGCGGCGCTGGTGACCAGCCGGCACGAGCTACCCGGCCTCGGCCCGCCGATGGCGGTGGACGTGCTGCGGCACGAGGACTCGCACGGGCTGCTGGCCGGGATCCTCGGCGACGCCGAACCGGCGGCGCTGGACGAGCTGGCCGGGTTGTGCGCGCATCTGCCGCTGGCACTGCGGATCGCCGCGGCGAACCTGGCCGAGCGCCCGACGGTCCCGCTCACCGACCGGGTGCACGCGCTGGCGGCGGATCATCGGCTGTCCGCGCTGAGCATCGAGGGCGACCGCGCAGCCGCTGTACAGCGTGCTTTCGAGTCGTCCTACCTAGCGCTGTCCCCGGAGCTACGCCGCCTGTTCCGGTACTTGAGCCTGGCTCCCGGACCGGACGTAACCGCGTACTCGGTGGCCGCGCTGGTCGACGACACGGTAGCCCGCACCGGAACCGGGATGGAGCGCCTCGCCGAGGCAAGCCTGGTGCAGCGACACGATCCGGATCGCTATCAGCTACACGACCTGCTTCGCCTGTACTCCGCCGACCGAAGACAGTTGGAGGACAGCGCGGCCGAGCAGACCGGCGCGTTCACCCGATGGCTGGACTTCTACCTGCGCAGCGCACGGCGTGCCGCGGACGAGCTGTACCCGGACATCAGACAGCTTCCGTTGCCGGAGTCCAGCGGGCAGTGGGAACTGCCCGGGTTGTCCGGCTACTCGGGGCACAAGGAGTGGCTGGACACCGAGCGGGCCAACCTGGTCGCCGCGGTGGTCCGGGCCGAACAGGTTGGTCAGCACCGCGAGTCCGCGCTGATAGCCGATCTGCTGCGCGGCTACTTCCAGCACCTCCGGGTGCTCAACGACTGGGCACTGGTCTCCCACGTCGGTTTCCGGGCCGCCGAACGACTCGGTGACGATCAGGTGACCGCCGCACTGCACCTCGGCGCAGCGGTGCTGCGCTGGTTTCTGCGCGACTACGACCAGGCAGCCGACCACGCGACCCGGGCGGCCACCACCTATGCGCGGGAAAACGACCCGCCCCAGTTGGCCACGGCGCTGAACGCACTCGCGATGACCCAGAAGGAACTCAACGACTACCCGAGCAGCATCGCCAACTACCGCAAGGCGATCGCGGAACTGGAGCAGGTGGATCTGCACCGGCGGACCGTGCCCAGCCTGATCAATCTCGGCATCGTCTTCCGGGATCTCGGCCAGCTCAACGAATGCCGGGAGTACTACGAGAAGGCCCTGGCCATCACCGAGCGGTACGGTCCGCCGCACTCACGGGCGCTGGCTCTGACCAACCTGGGTTTTGTGCTCACCGACCTGGGCGACCCGGCGGCGGCGCATCGCAGCCTGGACGCGGCGCTGTCCGCCTTCGAGAACATGGGCGGACACTTCGGACAGTCGGTAGCCAGGCTTGGCAAAGCACTGGCCTTCCGCGGCGAAGGTGATGTGCGGCAATGCTTGCACTACGCCGAACAGGCCCTGCGCACCACTCAGGCCACCAGGGACTACCGGGAACGTGCGTTGGCGCTGAACCTGGTCGGCTGGGCCCGGCGGGCACAGGGTGATCCCGCCACGGCCGCCAAGCACCACGAGGAGGCGCTACAAATCTGCGATCACCTGGCGCACCAGTACGTACGCATCGAAATCCTGGTGGACCTGGCCGTGAGCCATCGGCTGCTCGGCCAGTTCACCGCGGCCTTGGCCTCGGCCAACCACGCGGTCGCGCTGGCCGAGGCCAACAACCATCAAATGCGGCTGGGCCAGGCGCACACCGCACTCGCGTGGATCCACCTCGACCTGGGCGACCTCCCCGGCGCCCGATCCCACGCGGCGAAAGCCCTTGCCGGCCACCGGGAAACCGGACACCGCCCCGGCGAGGAGCGCACCCTGGAGGTGCTGGCTCGGATCGCCGAGGCGGAGCGGGAAAGCTAG
- a CDS encoding DedA family protein: MGFITEALESIAGLPKPAVLIATGLLTFGECAIGLGFIVPGDTGLLVAATTVKTVPFFLTMWVVMTICASAGDSVGYLLGRKFGVKLRNTKLVAKMGADNWDKATDLIRRRGAWAVFFARFLPVVRTLTPAAAGTSGLAYRKFLPASIIGATLWSLLHIGIGAGLGEAAKRVEGILGTASWVLLAVIAIVVVTLVLRKRAKNKAEAAATPEPQLEAAN, translated from the coding sequence ATGGGGTTCATCACCGAGGCGCTGGAGTCGATCGCCGGCCTGCCCAAGCCCGCCGTCCTGATCGCCACCGGCCTGCTCACCTTCGGCGAGTGCGCCATCGGTCTGGGCTTCATCGTCCCCGGCGACACCGGCCTGCTGGTCGCCGCGACCACGGTCAAGACGGTGCCGTTCTTCCTGACCATGTGGGTGGTCATGACCATCTGTGCCTCGGCGGGAGACTCGGTCGGCTACCTGCTGGGCCGCAAGTTCGGCGTCAAGCTCAGAAACACCAAGCTGGTGGCCAAGATGGGCGCCGACAACTGGGACAAGGCAACGGACCTCATCCGCCGCCGAGGAGCCTGGGCGGTCTTCTTCGCCCGCTTCCTCCCGGTGGTCCGCACCCTGACCCCGGCCGCCGCCGGCACCTCCGGCCTTGCCTACCGCAAGTTCCTGCCCGCCTCGATCATCGGCGCCACCCTGTGGTCCCTGCTGCACATCGGCATCGGCGCCGGCCTCGGCGAGGCCGCCAAGCGCGTCGAGGGCATCCTGGGCACCGCGAGCTGGGTCCTGCTGGCCGTGATCGCGATCGTGGTGGTGACCCTGGTGCTGCGCAAGCGCGCCAAGAACAAGGCCGAGGCAGCCGCCACTCCCGAACCGCAGCTGGAAGCCGCGAACTGA